From Zingiber officinale cultivar Zhangliang chromosome 5B, Zo_v1.1, whole genome shotgun sequence, the proteins below share one genomic window:
- the LOC121984721 gene encoding cyclin-D3-2-like yields the protein MAFLPLFDHLYCQEESLEMEEGGEEEEEVVFPLGEDYESESRVLSVVEAATGEDWEAVMSSLAARESEALSQLVADGEGADLHLRRAREKVAEWVVLAAAGHGFSALTTLLAMSYFDRCFLPCAGGGRGPLHLQDDKPWMGRLAAVACLSLAAKVEETRVPLLFDLQVPPPPSPVEEGGYLFEPKTVRRMELLVLSSLGWRMNPVTPLSFIHHLLPRLCSGSGGGGIAARIRELARRSEVALLSVISDWKWVRYPASVWAAAALLLATEPQEAHRLISLLKPSKENLERCYQLMRESMSATTAIDHKRKHSSHSSPPSPCGVISSCFSGESSCDSWPLWPSPVSRPPEAAAAPPLKQKKCKKEQF from the exons ATGGCTTTTTTACCTCTTTTTGATCATCTGTATTGCCAAGAAGAGAGCTTGGAGATGGAggaaggaggagaagaggaagaggaagtggtGTTTCCACTCGGAGAAGACTACGAGAGCGAGAGCCGTGTCCTCTCGGTCGTGGAGGCTGCCACCGGGGAAGATTGGGAGGCGGTGATGTCTTCTCTGGCCGCCAGGGAATCGGAGGCTCTGTCGCAGCTCGTCGCTGATGGGGAAGGCGCCGATTTACACCTCCGCCGGGCGAGGGAGAAGGTAGCGGAGTGGGTAGTACTCGCCGCCGCTGGCCACGGGTTCTCAGCGCTCACGACGCTGCTCGCCATGAGCTACTTCGACCGGTGCTTCCTCCCGTGCGCCGGCGGCGGCCGCGGGCCGCTGCATCTCCAGGACGACAAGCCCTGGATGGGGCGGCTTGCAGCCGTGGCGTGCCTGTCCCTAGCGGCGAAGGTGGAGGAGACCCGCGTCCCTCTGCTGTTCGACCTCCAGGTTCCGCCGCCACCGTCGCCGGTCGAGGAAGGCGGCTACTTGTTCGAGCCGAAGACCGTACGGAGGATGGAGCTCCTGGTGCTCTCCTCTCTCGGCTGGAGGATGAATCCTGTCACCCCTCTCTCCTTCATCCACCACCTTCTCCCCCGTCTCTGTTCCGGCAGCGGTGGCGGTGGCATTGCTGCCCGTATCCGGGAGTTGGCCAGGCGATCAGAAGTGGCGCTTCTCTCTGTAATTTCCG ATTGGAAATGGGTTCGATATCCTGCATCGGTGTGGGCGGCGGCGGCGTTGCTCCTTGCGACGGAGCCGCAAGAGGCTCACCGACTCATTTCCCTCCTGAAACCCTCCAAG GAAAACCTGGAACGATGCTACCAGCTAATGAGGGAATCTATGAGCGCCACCACTGCGATCGACCACAAGCGCAAGCATTCTTCCCACTCATCGCCGCCGAGTCCATGTGGAGTGATCAGCTCCTGCTTCAGCGGCGAGAGCTCTTGCGATTCATGGCCGCTGTGGCCTTCCCCTGTTTCGCGCCCGCCGGAGGCGGCGGCTGCTCCTCCCCTCAAGCAGAAAAAGTGCAAAAAGGAGCAATTTTGA